GGTGAGTTCCTGTCTCCACCCCCCCACAGCCGCTGCTGTCAGGAACTTTAGTTTGATTCAGGGTTTTCGTAGACCCCGAAAAagtctttaaaggttcagtgtataggatttagtgacaactagtggtgaagttgcatgttgctgctgcacacccctcacctcaccctcctcacctcaccctcctcttcccaACATGACTCAAAACTCAAAGGgcgtttagtttgtccagtctgggctactgtaaaaaaaaatgttacccGTGCATATGTTACCCTTTCTTTTACTTTAGGATATTTAACAGTATTTGTGCTGCTTGTAGCCACTTAAGGAGCTTAtcttaactttttatttatttattgttgctgttttccTTCGCTCAGCTCgagaaggaggagcaggtcCACAGCATCGACATCGGAAATGAAGGCTCAGCTTTCATCGAGGTGCTGGTTGGGAATTCCTCCGCTGTCAGAGACCAGGATTATGAGGTAGTCTCACACATCAAAGCTGTTAAAAGTGTTTCACTCCCTAACTATCTTGACTATTAATGTTTGCACATGATCTCTATCCCATTCTTTtcctgtgatttatttattttttaatgtcttcttcttcaggttCTTCTGGTTACGTCTTCCTTCATGTCTCCAACTGAGAGCCGCGGTGGCACCAATTTGAACCGGGTGCGTTTCTTTGGGCCCACCCAGCTGCAGAAGAGCACAGCCCAGGAGAAGTGGGACAGAGTGAAACTTGTTTGTAGCCAGCCTTACAGCAAGGTAAAGGTTGATGAAATCAATAGCAAGAACAACATCAGTATTTGTAGGTCAGATCCTTGATTTTATCACAGAAATGTCACCATGAAGTAATATAAGAGGACATATAGAGCAAATGATATCCTCACACATGCTCAACAACAGTGTGGtgacagctgcagtgtgttaAGTCTTTGAGCTACATGATGAAAGTGGATTCTTATAGAAAGATGTacaatcatttgtttttgtctttttacatAGAACATAGCATATGGTCTGGCCTTTGTTAAGTTTCATTCACCGCCTGACAAAAATGATCCTCCTCCAACAGCTTCCCCTGTAAGTATTAAAATAtcttgtccttttttaaaatattttttactgaGGCCTTGATGATTAGATACCTGAGTTGTGgttcgtatatatatatatatgtttaaaattattattaaatgttacaAAATAAGCCAACCATCTTAATAGTAACATTTTGTCTGAACACAAAGTAACCACAGGACATTGTCACAGAATGACTGTAATCATACTGTAATAGTTTTGAATCAGAAAGTACTTGATTATAAAATAAGTAAACAAGAAAAGGCAGGTGTTTTAGCTTTTGAAATCATTTGTCAAATTCAAACCTTCAGTCAgtccctccatctcttcttctgGCCACGGACATTTTCTTCCTGTCTCCTGTCAGAAGCTGACAAAGTTGGGACAGTTCAAGGTGAAGGATGAGTCTCCGTCATCTGGGCCCAGCCTTCAGCCGGGCAGTCTCTTCTTCAGTCGGGACAGTACGACCAAAACCAGTCCTTCTCTCAAAGGTAAATCCATTCATTCAAATTTACAAGCTGCCGAAGCCCAATTTTATTCTTTCATGTCCTTGTAATAATGAAGTcgaataattaaaaaaatctatagtTCATTAATTAGGTTGTAATTAAAGCTTCTGAATTGTAGCAGGAGACGAGAGCAAAGAGGTGATTTCAAAGACTTTCTTCATTATTGTGCCACTTTGTGGGAATAGTTCCCTTTTTGTTCCCTCACCAACTCTCTGCACTTCTCCACTTTAGTGTCTCCTCAGAGTGACAAGTTGAGTtacgctgctgctgccctgcAGACCGGTGGCACCTCCCAGTTGTCGGGCCAAGCCTCGTCCTCCAGCACTGTCTCGCCACAGGTACTGAACATCACCGGCAATTTCTCCACCAAACTAAATTCCAGGATATATATGAAACCGGCAtcaatactttttaaattataacCACTCTTTTATCTACAGAGTATTATTTCCGTTACGCTGCCAATACCAGAAAAAGTAGGGTGCAGTACAGTTCATTTCCTGACCTTCAAAACTCTTATTGCCgtctgttatttcagtgtaaataaaccaacaaataacTAATCATTCACCAGCCAGTAAAGGCATCTGAACTGGCacaagacatttattttaattgccTTAAAGCAGGAACATAGGTAAATCGGTCTGCATGTATCTATAAAGCTGTCTTCAGACATTAACTCCATTCTGAGTCAGAGGCGTTCAcatcaacaggaaaatgtcaggagccTTCAGGCAATGAGTGTCGCCTGTGTCGATcatgcaggaggaaggagctgGCATCAGCCCACTCGCTTGCTCACAgtgaattatttttcatttcatttcagtacattttctgctgtattttcacaaaGGCGCATTCAAGAAACCTCATATAATACTACACACATCATTCTGGTCCAGTATGGAATTACAGTCACTCATCAATCCAGTGTAACTGCCGCCTCTCCCACTCTTAGTAAAAGTAGCATTTCATGTTATGTCCTAAAAATGCATTTTGCTGAAAAGCCACATTTTATGATATGATGTGATATGAACATTTAGGACTTAAGATAGAGTcgaaataaaattgaaaaaaacccctctaacatcattgcacaagttaattaaaaacatccACCATCTGCCCCTGGCTGCAGATCTGAGGTGGTGTGTGTTCAGATTGTGCCTTTTCCTGGAGAAGCATCTTTCCAtttgttgtgctgttgtcaTGCGTGCGTCACTGTGATTGGTACAGTTGTTTTTCCACTGTACCAATTACAGTGACACATGCCGCGCACTCGTGAACCACAACAGCAGGTGAACTCAGGGAATGAACACACAGTCTGTGCCTGGGAGACTTACTTGTTTTGCTGAAAATTTGCATTATTTGTCCAAGTTCATTACATGTCTCAAAAactaattcatttatttgtcgTTTCCAATTTATTTAATAACAATTGTTTCATATGCAGCAGCTTCAATTTGTAGCTTTCATCAACAGCTTGAAGCAACATTTCCTGGcacaagtaaaaaataaattactttaaCTCTGCAAATGTGAAATGCTAACTCAGGAAATGTCACTGTCACTCTCTGTGTATTGAAAAGTCGTCTAAACAGTTTTTCCAGTGATTACAGTCGTGTTTCCAATTTTCTTCTGTAATTGATAAGCAGCTGTTTTTTGAAATCCTCTGTAAATTCTTACACTACATTTTCTGATCTAATGTTTCTGCATACACAggcagcatttttattttacaaattggaaaaaaaaaaacgttgagCAAGATTTATCCAACTTTTTGGCATTAAATGAAGAGAAAGTTTGTATTTGcacattatttttgtcattCTTGTGACTTAAGCATGAAAAGTGTCTAATCCTGAGTTTCTTCCATGAATTGTTTCCACATAGCCACcagcaaaaagaaaatttgAGTTCAACAAAGAGCGCCAGTCCGCCCCTGGCCCCCCTCCTACGAAGAAAATAAGTCCAGCTGGCTCACCCGAGGGTAAAGCCGCAACCCCCAAAAACAAGCCGAGTCCAGCCAGCACATCCAGCTCCAGCGCTGCGAAAGGTAACACTTCATTCAGTGTCTCAATCGCAGCATATAGATTGTTTTCTTAGAGAGTTTCCTTGACTTTCTGAATTGTGTCCCCAGCTTCCCTGACACCGAAGTCCCCCGACAAGAAGAGGCAGAGTTTGTCCAAATCCGAAACTAAacccaaacaacaaaaaacaaaatcccaGGTCCCATTCAACCGGATCTTGGAAGGAGTGGTGTTTGTACTCAGTGGCTTCCAAAACCCATACAGAGGGGAGCTGAGGGAAAAGGCTGTGGATATGGGAGCCAAGTACCGGCCTGACTGGACGCCCGGCGCCACACACCTCATGTAAGTAGCTGGTGGCACGTGAAATGTGCATTCTGAAGTTGTGCTCTTTAGTGTTTGCCATcattacctccactaaggaaGTTATGATTtcactcctgtctgtttgttggtagAAACAATTTGTGTGCCATCTGGTGAAGATCCAAAAACAAATTGGGTCtatggaatttaaatgtggtttcataagtggactgttgggccttagcagagGTATAGTGCTCTACTGAGATTTATTCTATTTCATGGATGCATTACTTGTTTGGCAACACTAAAGGCAACAATTCAAAGTAAATACAAAGCAGCACCTAGCAGCTGCTTAGTTTAGCACAAAACTGGAGAAACAGTGAGTCAAGCTCTGTTTTAAAGGTAAGAAATCCACCCACCACCTTCATTAAGACTCAATATCCTGCTGCTCGCTGTAGCCTCTCACCTCTAGTGACTGAACATACTTGAGTGATGTCTAACTTCTCCTCTAATTGAGGAAGAAGGGAAATGcatttatttcccaaaatgtagAACTATAACCTGAATCCTGATCCTGAcccaataataaataatcatgtTTTGTGTTGGTAATAATCTTGTTTCATAAGCCGAGAAgtgggtccagactttcaggcaggatgtaacatacAAATTCTgctgcatgtctgagagcagttAGAGATCATAAAAGAGTTAACATTGTAAATGTGATATGTGATGTGTGTAATGTAAATACCTGTAGTAGGAAAGATTTACACATCTTGTGGTATTTAAATTGTGGGACTATTGTGATTAATATAAAAATCCCTTTGATCCGAGTAAATAATTGTGATAAATTACTAAATCACCCTTcttaaatgtgtgaatgtgtaacaTTTAAGAAAGCCATTGTTATTAAAGGCAATTTCTGTTGCTCACACTCATTCTTGGACTCAACACAACAGCGAAAAAGTCTTCTTTGTTGATATTGTTCTCCAATATTGTTCTCATTCctagataaaaacattttgtttgtgcttACGTGGAGTTTGTGCTGTGCTGGGAGTCAGTCGTTTGTTGATGTTGCTGGAGTCCATATAACTTAAACTAGTGAAATCAGAGGTTACAAATATGATATACAAATCAGTACACACTACACAGGCAGTTATAGGTAACCAAGAAAGTCAGGGAAGATCCAGTTGTATTCACATAttggtaaataaaataaacatttgataCATGTTAATTACTCCACATTCTTACATATAGAACATTAAACATAAAAgtgcaaacatgtttttcaaacGACGCTCTTTTGAGATGAAAAGATGTCCATTATGGGATTTTTATCTTTAGTTCATTTGTATGATTGAAACAGACGTCAGGATTGTGTCACAGGCCTGATGGCACTCTGTAATTCACTTTGATTGCATCTTGATCTCTGCTGTCTGACTGTTGCCCACGTCAACTTCTCTTAGTGATGTAACCCTGTGTTTTTCTCAACCCATTAATTTCCAGCTGTGCCTTTGCTAACACGCCCAAGTACAGCCAGGTGAAATCAGCAGGGGGCATCATTGTACGGAAAGAATGGGTGATGGACTGCCACAAGAGGAAAGAGCAGATCTCCTATAAACGGTAAGAGACGAGGAAATGCAAAACAAACCAATGAAAAGAAGCGATATCCTGAGTTTGAATTTTACACCAAAAGCCCAGGGTCAGGCATTCGCACTGGAACAGCTGGAGGAAATTCAGAGTCTTGTTAAAGGTGGCTTCCACAGAGCTTCATCTGGTTAATATGTTCTCTTAAAGCCACGACTGCACCTCTGCATCTCGCAGTCTGTACCCAGCAATCAGGCTGATTGAAGCGTCCAAAAATACACCTCACAGCGGTGTTGCCCACTTGCTCTGACATGGTAACCTTGAGCAGCTGATGCCTGCTGTGATCACAACTTCAGCCCaggcagctccagcagctgtctAATTATATACCTCATTACAGGGGGAGCTTTTGCAGCATCA
Above is a genomic segment from Hippoglossus stenolepis isolate QCI-W04-F060 chromosome 8, HSTE1.2, whole genome shotgun sequence containing:
- the xrcc1 gene encoding DNA repair protein XRCC1 isoform X1; translation: MPEIKIKHVVSCSTEDTTHKADNLLSSDTYRKWKAARPGEKQTSVILQLEKEEQVHSIDIGNEGSAFIEVLVGNSSAVRDQDYEVLLVTSSFMSPTESRGGTNLNRVRFFGPTQLQKSTAQEKWDRVKLVCSQPYSKNIAYGLAFVKFHSPPDKNDPPPTASPKLTKLGQFKVKDESPSSGPSLQPGSLFFSRDSTTKTSPSLKVSPQSDKLSYAAAALQTGGTSQLSGQASSSSTVSPQPPAKRKFEFNKERQSAPGPPPTKKISPAGSPEGKAATPKNKPSPASTSSSSAAKASLTPKSPDKKRQSLSKSETKPKQQKTKSQVPFNRILEGVVFVLSGFQNPYRGELREKAVDMGAKYRPDWTPGATHLICAFANTPKYSQVKSAGGIIVRKEWVMDCHKRKEQISYKRYLMDGGESSSESEMEVDNQSEEEMDTKTPQKQERRVTPKKTPEKRSEDDDEYGGSTDVDEPGDDDESAVDTEDELQRVEKENRQKKKASAGVKTVKEEDPYGGSTDENTDAEAEEDHPIPELPDFLSGKHFFLYGKFPHNERRLLLRYIVAFNGVIEDYMTEKVQFVVTSEGWHDSFEDALMDNGNLNFVKPTWIHAINERQKLLPYQPYSVVP
- the xrcc1 gene encoding DNA repair protein XRCC1 isoform X2, whose translation is MPEIKIKHVVSCSTEDTTHKADNLLSSDTYRKWKAARPGEKQTSVILQLEKEEQVHSIDIGNEGSAFIEVLVGNSSAVRDQDYEVLLVTSSFMSPTESRGGTNLNRVRFFGPTQLQKSTAQEKWDRVKLVCSQPYSKNIAYGLAFVKFHSPPDKNDPPPTASPLTKLGQFKVKDESPSSGPSLQPGSLFFSRDSTTKTSPSLKVSPQSDKLSYAAAALQTGGTSQLSGQASSSSTVSPQPPAKRKFEFNKERQSAPGPPPTKKISPAGSPEGKAATPKNKPSPASTSSSSAAKASLTPKSPDKKRQSLSKSETKPKQQKTKSQVPFNRILEGVVFVLSGFQNPYRGELREKAVDMGAKYRPDWTPGATHLICAFANTPKYSQVKSAGGIIVRKEWVMDCHKRKEQISYKRYLMDGGESSSESEMEVDNQSEEEMDTKTPQKQERRVTPKKTPEKRSEDDDEYGGSTDVDEPGDDDESAVDTEDELQRVEKENRQKKKASAGVKTVKEEDPYGGSTDENTDAEAEEDHPIPELPDFLSGKHFFLYGKFPHNERRLLLRYIVAFNGVIEDYMTEKVQFVVTSEGWHDSFEDALMDNGNLNFVKPTWIHAINERQKLLPYQPYSVVP